TtgacttaaagagtaactaaaacccaaaacaatgtatttgggtatgaagtagtgctgttgattgatcctggtccaactcccaacattttagtcaaagtatttcaatttgtcatatttatttgtaaaatgtcagtgactgccctctataggttgaaacccagctattacagtAGATTTtggctattggctgagaacaagatcatgtgacgttttgggaagatcttgcatcacaaacaagcaatgttagccccgccccttttaaaaaaactaccacctgtgggctctacaatctatGGTGGaaaggttggattgagagaagagtgaatagagaggtatagtgagtaatgagtagctagttagcatagcattgattgttcattggagattttatagtttagactgggcgtgtcttaactgctccaggagctccgcccataatcaaggcatttttaaaatctccctcctagtggcaggtcaggagaaagcaggggtttagttactcttaaaACTCTGTCTGGTTTATCTATTGACATGTGGAGgaaatctttgtgtgtgtgtgtgtgtgtgtgtgtgtgtgtgtgtgtgtgtgtgtgtgtgtgtgtgtgtgtgtgtgtgtgtgtgtgtgtgtgtgtgtgtgtgtgtgtgtgtgtgttttgttgtcttatCTCTTGCTTGAGTGGCTTTACTTAAATATTTGTCTCAGCTTGTGGTGCCTTTAATCGATTAGGTCAATAAGTCGACAGAAATCATGGAACTCACTTCCGAAATGGAAATGGAAATACACACTTGATCATTTTTCTGGATAAAACGTGGTAAGTTTAGCAAACAGACCGGTCAAATCTTGCACTACGTAAACTCGGAGTTTGTTTTTCTAAAGAGCCGagctgctgatgatgatgtgGTAAACAGGATGATGTGGTAAACAGATGGACTGTCTCTCTTGTCGGTGCAGAATGATAAAACCATCGTTGAATTAGGGATTTAAACCTCTCCCTTTTTCTTTCTACATTGAATTCATGTGACCAGTTTTAGAGGATTTGGACAAAGGCACGAATCTCAAACAAGAATatttgttctaaaaataacctcGTGGACGAGACCCAGGACTGTTTTAGAAAGGCCTGACATCCAGTGGCTCCTGAGAATAAAGTGCCATGAGGTGCAGAAGCATGAATAAAACAGACCCATGTCCTTGGATAACTGGTGAACagccagactttttttttacctgcatATGTCGGATGAGAAGAAAAACAGAGGCTTCTTCTTGTCAATAAAGGGAGGGAATGACGTTGCATCTGAGGAGACGAGATAACCACTGatcagacgtgtgtgtgtgtgtgtgtgtttgaagcatGAATATGAAGAGAATTTGCCAACCAACCAGTCCCATTGAGCATATCACAGTACGTATCATTCCAGAAGGTCAGGCtcctgtgggaaaaaaaaaaaatgacctgtTTTAATGTGACAGTCCTGTGAGAAACGCTTTTAACGCCTTGGAAGCCGATGAAAAACATTGGAGACTTGGAGTGACTCACCTCTTTCCTCTCCACCTGTCGATGACAGACACTTTCTTGATGTCATCCTTGCCGTTGTAGACGTTGTAGTAGCCATCGTATGTGCCATTGTACTGAAAGATCAAAGATCACGTGCCTTAGCAGATTGTTGCTATGGTGATAAAGTCTGGTTAAAGTCCCATCCCTTTGTACTGAAGAGCAAGTGATATGAATCTGAGCAATAAACTTTTGCAAACTGTGTAACCATGTGTTTATCACTATAATTGAACacctaatgaataaaaaaggaaCAATTGCAAAATAATGTATAAAAGGTACAGTGCAcattagggtggttcacaatatgATGGTATAATTAAAAGTtttccaaattttgccagatagCATTTTGCCTTATTccttttgacattttgaacatctgtaccAAATATTTCATCAATATAAGACTTCTTTAGTAATTTTATTGCTCAACCAAAGAATGCACAACTTTCCCATATATCAGAAAGGTGAACAATAAAAAGGTAAGTATGGAAATGAATAGTTTCTCCCTGTATTTATACTAAATAAGTAAGAACACtagaacagttcaaacactattcctgaaaataggaaaaaaatgtcaaaattttggAAAAGTGTGCCACCTCCTAAAAATGCTGCAATTCACTCCATTTTTGATACAGTTGCTTACAATGTCAATTTTcccatattaaagaaaaatatagtcACAAACTCAAGGAAATTGAAatattggatattgtctgtaacTTCCATTACTTTACATATTTATAGGGCAGAATCATGTTGGAATTGCtcattttcctgcctaaaatgtGTGGCCcactgagatcaaactgctccatatttgtcccctgaactaaaatgagtttgacacccctggcatATGCCCAGAAACGGCCCTGGGCCTGATGATTTGTAATGAGTTGAACTGTTTActtacaggtgaaaaaaaaccaatattGGTTTTCAACATGGGGTCCCTGTAACCCCACAGCAATTCCTTCACGGTCCGACGCTGGAACAAAGATGACTTGCTTAATTTGATCATGATTTCCAGAGCAGGATGAAACTCTATGGGCACGAGGGAATAAGCACCCtggaaataaaggaatatgACATATTAGAAATATAACACTGAATAAACATGAAGACAAAGGGTATGGTGTATGAAAATGTGTCCAGCTCATGCTGAGGAAGAAGTAATCCTCTTTTATGACAGAGGGATTGCGTTAACTCTCAGGCTTATCCAAGCTTCAGGGCAAACATCTCCACTCTGCCAATCAGGGAAGATAATCATTGCTGACGATACGACTTGTTGGCACATGAGCTCTGTCTGCATGTGTCACCATAAACAACTAAATGTGCAATAATAAAATCTCCATTGTGATAAAAAGCATGCCACAGCTCCATAGCCACCTCTACTATTGAACACCAGAAACAAAgacatttttgtctttctctTTGCTTTTCTGCTCGTATTATCAACTGTTAAACAATTGATACCATATTAGCAACAAATGCTACGATGCTAACCATGCTATCGTCACATTTGTCAAACCTAGTTTTGTTTTGGAAACACCTCTCGAGGCCTCATGATCACagaaaacagatggaaattacAGAATTCACTtgcaataatgtttttattaaaacattttttaaatgatttattttttattttaatgattttattttaaaatcaagTGGAAAATACAATATGACGATATGCATATTGACGTATTTACACAACATTTTGCCAACGTAGCTCAGGCAAAGAAACAGAGTTACAAAATTTTGCGATTTGAGGGACTTCctgttctgaaatggaaatcGCTAAATGACGCGAACTAAACCATCATCGTCATTTTGTGGGACATAATCACGCATTTCCATGATATTTTTAGATGTAAAATGAGTGGCTGAAAGTTTatcaaatgtagcaaaaaacaGACAGATATGGCACATATTGCGCTACGTTATCTTTTTGATTTCAGCGTGGGCTTTTTGTGCACTTCTACATCACAGAAATTAATCGTATCAAATATAATTGGCAGAATTTAAAGGACTTAATAGCCAGTGATGACATACAGTATAATTATAAAAAGCCGAAACACACtgataaatgacacaaaaacggGTAAACTAAGAAACTGAATCGAATACCGTTTGAAACCGTAAAACTACGACTTTACAACTCCAACTCCAAAGAACATCAATTCATTGGGTTCGCCTGCTTGTAACTACAGTCTCGAACAGGCATTTTTTGCCTAATTTAGCATCAAATTGCCGACTCATATATTGTGTCAATAGTAAACTTTAAGTTGCTGACACGGATCAAACTTGATTTGTCTCATAATTAATATAATTCCCCCAAAAACTGAACAGTTCATGCTCACAGTAAGGCTAGCCTTGGCTGTTAGCTAGTTTTGCAGTGCTAAATCAATAGCATGTGTTGGGCTATGTTTTATTTCGGTATTTCCCATTTTCCATTAGTAGACAGtaaacgcttttttttttttttttaatttatttattttaatcaggcCCAAATTTGACACACAAATACCTCACAtgtatgttttgggacaatatcacacttttacacactACTTTTCCCCGGAAAACTAGCGTATGGCAAGTATAGCAAACAGACATTTCTTTCAAAGTCCTCGCAACGTAATCTGCCGTAATTTCAGCGTAACCCTCCCGACTACCGTAAATTgtctgaagcatataaatatGGTTGACTCTAGCTGTTTGCATAACATAACTaatgtgaaatctcatcctgcgagactttgctacaggaagatggatgctccgaacttccttataacactctgcattcttttgttgttttctaacGTGGCAGTAATAAGTTTAATGTCTAATGCTTTGAaatgtctcctcttctgtctacacttACCgagccatgttttctcagagagaagtggattgtgtaaaaagtgtttccattacgCTTCtgcaatacatttcaaaatgaaaacGTCTGGAAAACCTCGCCATGAAAAGTGTAAAAACGATTTTGCGATATCTGAAATTTTGGTGTTtccattatcagtttttattgcgttatTTAGACTGTGCATTTCCAAGATTATCAGAAACACAGCttctattaaccctatttagcatgtttggtattagttattgttgtgtttgtggtTTATTGTTGATAGTCTGATCACTGCTGTGACTTCTCAGTTGTTGGCTAATGATCAATAGATAAAAACCACAACTTGGTTGATTCCGACCAATATCAATTATCAGCGGCTTTAAATTGTTACATCCAAGTGATCACCGAGTGTCTCCTTTTGCGATAGAAGAAAAGAGAGGTGAGTTTATCAATCCTGCACAGCCTGCTTTGGCATTGCTTGTGTCAGCACTTGATCAGAGCGAGCGTCAACACAGTCGTGCTGAGTGGTGTTGAGCAATTACTACCCTTTGGCTAAGACACCTACAGCCACTGCCAGGTTGAGGGAGGTGACATTGTCCTCCTCTGATCCCACAGACATGGACGGCTCGAAGATCGCCCCCATGGGAAGCAGGAAGGAGATGGTGTTATTGGGGTTGAACGTGATGTTCTCTTTAGGCAAATATCTTGTTctgaaagcagaaaaaaaccATGTGAGCAGAGTCCGCTCTCTTCCAGCCGTTGTGATGATGAATGAGTGCGTACGTCCATGACCTTACATGTATGTGTACGGTCCTTTTTCGATGACCACTGGACGTGCGCCGTAATCCAAAACTTCTAATGGGTTTTTCACGTCGAAGAACCAAAACTGCCTGTACACCTTTGCCCCCGTTGCCACCCAGTTCTCATAAGCTGTAGTTCCTGGCTCAATGACAGCTTCCTAAActcccatacacacacacacagtctattTTTAACAACAAGCCAGCAGTTTCTCTGACACACGATGAAGGTACATGCTGTGTTATTTTGGGGAACAAAACAAGATTCCGACGGCTTGATAATTCCTGGAGAAAACCACAGATGTCGATGCTGATGATTCTGACGAAAAAGccacatacacaaaaaaaaaaaaatacaaatcatCCTCCCTCCCATTCCTCCTGATTCACCTTGATATCTGAAAGTGGACACGCTCACTCCCACATCAACACCCCCGTGCATCTCCTGTGGTGAAAGCAGGCACCGTACCTTCTCCACTGTGCCCTCAATGACGCTGTTCCCCAGAGGGATGAGGACGCCTCCCAGGATGGCCACCAACGCCCCGAACACTGCTCCAGCTATCAGCCCGCACCTTCTGTTACAGCAGCCCATGTCAGTGTGCGTCTCCCTCCTTCCAgccttctgtctgtctgtctgtttgctgGTTCTCCTTCTGTCCCCTCGAtggtggcgtgtgtgtgtgtgtgtgtgtgtgtgtgtgtgtgtgtgtgtgtgtgtgtgtgtgtgtgtgtgtgtgt
This genomic window from Gouania willdenowi chromosome 6, fGouWil2.1, whole genome shotgun sequence contains:
- the cd36 gene encoding platelet glycoprotein 4, which produces MGCCNRRCGLIAGAVFGALVAILGGVLIPLGNSVIEGTVEKEAVIEPGTTAYENWVATGAKVYRQFWFFDVKNPLEVLDYGARPVVIEKGPYTYITRYLPKENITFNPNNTISFLLPMGAIFEPSMSVGSEEDNVTSLNLAVAGAYSLVPIEFHPALEIMIKLSKSSLFQRRTVKELLWGYRDPMLKTNIGFFSPYNGTYDGYYNVYNGKDDIKKVSVIDRWRGKRSLTFWNDTYCDMLNGTDATSFPPFIDKKKPLFFFSSDICRSVSASYVNTMDLKGIDVYRYSLLPSTLASPVDNPDNHCFCRDFKTTKNCTLAGVLDISSCQDGRPIYISLPHFLHGSPSLREGVLGLNPVEVYHDTYLDVEPTTGFTLRFAKRIQVNMMYGPSANITVLKKVKDYTIFPLVWLNETAALDDETADMFKRELFSRIKLLEMIQQGLLGAGVALFVICLISYFVVRRNVH